From Camelina sativa cultivar DH55 chromosome 7, Cs, whole genome shotgun sequence, one genomic window encodes:
- the LOC104701033 gene encoding uncharacterized protein LOC104701033 isoform X1: MRRDLVTLVISVTSLAVLITVAMVCLQLFIRIILEYVESYQKEGGRREDAELNIKRSCGFSGWSSAYRCHHRCFSEKVDGSGKKKAGGFSVGKKKLKTKLTPAAKAKAAQAMELDN; the protein is encoded by the exons ATGAGAAGAGACTTGGTGACGCTGGTTATCTCAGTTACAAGCTTGGCCGTACTAATAACCGTGGCGATG gTTTGCTTACAGCTGTTCATAAGGATTATTTTAGAGTATGTAGAATCTTATCAGaaggaaggaggaagaagagaagatgcaGAGCTTAACATCAAACGAAGTTGCGGGTTTAGTGGTTGGAGCTCTGCTTATCGGTGCCACCATCGCTGTTTCTCAGAGAAG GTTGATGGAAGTGGGAAGAAGAAGGCAGGTGGGTTTTCTGTTGGcaagaagaaattgaaaacgAAACTGACTCCAGCTGCTAAAGCTAAAGCTGCTCAAGCTATGGAGCTAGACAATTGA
- the LOC104701033 gene encoding uncharacterized protein LOC104701033 isoform X2, translating to MYEKRLGDAGYLSYKLGRTNNRGDESYQKEGGRREDAELNIKRSCGFSGWSSAYRCHHRCFSEKVDGSGKKKAGGFSVGKKKLKTKLTPAAKAKAAQAMELDN from the exons ATGTATGAGAAGAGACTTGGTGACGCTGGTTATCTCAGTTACAAGCTTGGCCGTACTAATAACCGTGGCGATG AATCTTATCAGaaggaaggaggaagaagagaagatgcaGAGCTTAACATCAAACGAAGTTGCGGGTTTAGTGGTTGGAGCTCTGCTTATCGGTGCCACCATCGCTGTTTCTCAGAGAAG GTTGATGGAAGTGGGAAGAAGAAGGCAGGTGGGTTTTCTGTTGGcaagaagaaattgaaaacgAAACTGACTCCAGCTGCTAAAGCTAAAGCTGCTCAAGCTATGGAGCTAGACAATTGA